A single window of Arcobacter venerupis DNA harbors:
- a CDS encoding SDR family NAD(P)-dependent oxidoreductase has product MSKKVLITGGNKGIGLAVSRAMLEFGYEVIIVARDFDTCPIVGVKNVTAIEYDLSDVDGLPALAKEVGNIDILINNAGYMQPKYTYNNYPKEAKEHIMNVDLYTPVELMNIFCEHMKKQKYGRIVNTASIAGQIGHPDVWYGIAKAGLINATKIYGKMLGSHGITVNCVAPSPTETDMQKDNSEERKAEFKKTVATGRFATPEEVAKAIVWLATDCPEYINGICLDINNCSYPR; this is encoded by the coding sequence ATGTCAAAAAAAGTTTTAATAACAGGTGGAAATAAAGGTATAGGTTTAGCTGTTTCAAGAGCTATGTTAGAGTTTGGTTATGAAGTAATTATCGTAGCACGTGATTTTGATACTTGTCCAATAGTTGGAGTTAAAAATGTAACGGCTATTGAATATGATTTATCGGATGTAGATGGTTTACCAGCCCTTGCAAAAGAGGTTGGAAATATTGATATTTTAATTAATAATGCTGGTTATATGCAACCAAAATATACTTATAATAACTATCCAAAGGAAGCGAAAGAACACATTATGAATGTGGATTTATATACTCCAGTTGAATTAATGAATATTTTTTGTGAACATATGAAAAAACAAAAATATGGAAGAATTGTAAATACAGCCTCAATTGCTGGACAAATCGGTCATCCAGATGTTTGGTATGGAATTGCAAAAGCAGGACTTATAAATGCTACAAAAATCTATGGAAAAATGTTAGGAAGTCACGGTATAACTGTAAATTGTGTTGCTCCAAGTCCAACTGAAACTGATATGCAAAAAGATAATTCAGAAGAAAGAAAAGCAGAATTCAAAAAAACAGTAGCAACTGGAAGATTCGCAACACCGGAAGAAGTTGCAAAAGCTATTGTTTGGTTAGCAACAGATTGTCCAGAGTATATAAATGGAATTTGTTTAGATATAAATAATTGTTCATATCCTAGATAA
- a CDS encoding sensor histidine kinase, which translates to MTYKNEKSLVNIIKYTPLIFIISLSLIISLFLYFEKQNELEKQKEFIKNEFIKRNQEFVKNEVENLYDLILRTQAKTEEKLKQSIKERVNEANNIAMRIYNENKNTKSKKEIIKMIKDAIVEIKFNDGRGYIFIYDFDYKCILLPINRTIEGSSVYNFQDSNGMYLGREIVNSLKGKDEAFLDWYFPKPNDLNSSFKKIGFNVHFKPYDWFIGSGEYVVDFEESMKKEVLEYISRLKTNENNYFFILDYNNKTIFQKVDNVVDKSFQKFTSNEDIELFERILSLAKKGGGFATYDYKILDNEIPLTKTSYVKSLDNWGWILGKGFYHNYLNHLIEEKTLQLNKEFNNNIKNILLITSVLTLILLILSFYISKILEKKFQNYKQEIKKQQHILSQQSKMAAMGEMLGNIAHQWRQPLSVITTVASGMKLQKEYNTLDDETFDKSIENINNSALYLSDTIDDFRNFFSTDKTKNKFSIKKVFEKVFKLTGAQFRNHEIIFIKNINDFELYDFENEFIQALINILNNAKDALENKDNPKVIFISTYKKDNTAFITITDNAGGIDEDIIDKICEPYFTTKHQSKGTGIGLYMTEEIITKHMNGTLLIKNCEVVYEDIKYKGIEVTIELTIN; encoded by the coding sequence ATGACATATAAAAATGAAAAATCACTTGTAAACATCATTAAATATACCCCTTTAATATTTATAATCTCCCTTTCTTTAATTATTAGCCTATTTTTATATTTTGAAAAACAAAATGAGTTAGAAAAACAAAAAGAATTTATAAAAAATGAATTTATAAAAAGAAACCAAGAATTTGTAAAAAATGAAGTAGAAAATTTATATGATTTAATTCTTAGAACTCAAGCAAAAACTGAAGAAAAATTAAAACAAAGTATAAAAGAAAGAGTAAATGAAGCAAATAATATTGCTATGAGAATCTACAATGAAAATAAAAATACAAAATCAAAAAAAGAAATTATTAAAATGATTAAAGATGCTATTGTTGAGATAAAATTCAACGATGGGCGAGGTTATATTTTTATTTATGATTTTGATTATAAATGTATTTTATTACCAATAAATAGAACAATTGAAGGAAGTAGTGTTTATAATTTTCAAGACTCAAATGGCATGTATTTAGGTAGAGAAATTGTAAATAGTTTAAAAGGAAAAGACGAAGCTTTTTTAGATTGGTACTTTCCAAAACCTAATGATTTAAATTCTTCTTTTAAAAAAATTGGTTTTAATGTTCACTTTAAACCTTATGATTGGTTTATAGGAAGTGGAGAATATGTTGTGGATTTTGAAGAGAGCATGAAAAAAGAAGTTTTAGAATATATCTCAAGATTAAAAACAAATGAAAATAATTACTTTTTTATTCTAGATTATAATAATAAAACTATTTTTCAAAAAGTTGACAATGTAGTTGATAAATCTTTTCAAAAGTTTACATCTAATGAAGATATTGAATTATTTGAAAGAATCTTAAGTTTAGCAAAAAAAGGAGGAGGATTTGCCACTTATGATTACAAAATTCTAGATAATGAAATACCTCTTACAAAAACCAGTTATGTAAAATCTTTGGATAATTGGGGTTGGATTTTAGGAAAAGGTTTCTACCATAACTATTTAAATCATCTAATTGAAGAAAAAACTTTACAACTAAATAAAGAATTCAATAACAATATAAAAAATATTTTATTAATTACTTCTGTATTAACTCTAATCTTATTAATTCTTTCTTTTTATATTTCTAAAATATTAGAAAAAAAATTTCAAAATTATAAACAAGAGATAAAAAAACAACAACACATTTTATCTCAACAATCAAAAATGGCTGCAATGGGTGAGATGTTAGGAAATATTGCCCATCAATGGAGACAACCACTTTCTGTTATTACAACCGTTGCTTCTGGTATGAAATTACAAAAAGAGTACAACACTCTTGACGATGAAACTTTTGATAAATCAATTGAAAATATAAATAATTCAGCTTTATATTTATCAGATACAATAGATGATTTTAGAAACTTCTTTAGCACAGACAAAACTAAAAATAAATTTAGTATAAAAAAAGTTTTTGAAAAAGTTTTTAAATTAACCGGTGCTCAATTTAGAAATCATGAGATTATTTTTATTAAAAATATAAATGATTTTGAACTATATGATTTTGAAAATGAATTTATTCAAGCACTAATTAACATTTTAAATAATGCAAAAGATGCTCTAGAAAATAAAGATAATCCTAAAGTGATTTTTATCTCTACATATAAAAAAGACAATACAGCTTTTATAACAATTACAGATAATGCAGGAGGAATAGATGAAGATATTATTGATAAAATTTGTGAACCCTATTTTACAACAAAACATCAATCAAAAGGTACAGGAATCGGCCTTTATATGACAGAAGAAATTATTACAAAACATATGAATGGAACTCTTTTAATCAAAAATTGTGAAGTAGTTTATGAGGATATAAAATACAAAGGTATAGAAGTTACTATTGAACTTACTATAAATTAA
- a CDS encoding GIY-YIG nuclease family protein, whose protein sequence is MSFRTYLNYLKTDILSSSWFKKACKEKKIKIKFLSKSYFCDETKDYYFKYEKKNLYFFKLFLIKFEYQQELENNNHLKLLNINIKNETIFKVVTFLFSIQKLFLKTNYYLDMNIIDRKIFISEYIKKYDSYLDTSILSKIINNTSYMNENKIYKLTNLFPKKTFIYSLYIKELIHSESIKNDDNLVELLFIKYHIKISRRTVCNIRNTYLIPRTKKENLIDLTLHTKDFYVERKKLTKKNIFILENDLSGVYELSSEKTISYPFLKNKVIYIGSSNNIKKRLKTYTFKYAHTKNIKEFIKENKNIYFRIIRTLNHKEFERKLINSFINIHGDLPKLNTQRVLNVPNENNYFNKSGFPV, encoded by the coding sequence ATGAGTTTTAGGACTTATTTAAATTATTTAAAAACAGATATTTTGAGTTCTAGCTGGTTTAAAAAAGCATGTAAAGAGAAAAAAATTAAGATTAAATTTTTATCGAAGAGCTACTTTTGTGATGAAACAAAAGATTATTATTTTAAGTATGAAAAGAAAAATCTTTATTTTTTTAAACTATTTTTAATAAAATTTGAATACCAACAAGAGTTAGAGAATAATAATCATTTAAAACTATTAAATATCAATATCAAAAATGAAACTATTTTTAAAGTTGTTACTTTTTTATTTTCAATTCAAAAGTTATTTTTAAAAACAAACTATTATTTAGATATGAATATAATTGATAGAAAAATATTTATAAGTGAATATATTAAAAAATATGACTCTTACTTAGATACCTCAATACTATCAAAAATAATAAATAACACTTCTTATATGAATGAAAACAAAATTTATAAACTGACTAATTTATTTCCTAAAAAAACATTTATCTATTCTTTATATATAAAAGAATTGATTCATTCTGAATCTATAAAAAATGATGATAATTTAGTAGAATTATTATTTATTAAATATCATATTAAAATATCTAGAAGAACTGTTTGTAATATTAGAAATACATATCTGATACCAAGAACTAAAAAAGAGAATTTAATTGATTTAACTTTACATACAAAAGATTTTTATGTTGAAAGAAAGAAATTAACTAAAAAAAATATTTTTATTTTAGAAAATGATTTATCAGGTGTTTATGAACTATCATCTGAAAAAACAATTAGTTATCCTTTTTTAAAAAATAAAGTTATATATATAGGGTCATCAAATAATATAAAAAAAAGATTAAAAACATATACATTTAAATATGCTCACACAAAAAATATCAAAGAGTTTATAAAAGAGAATAAAAATATCTACTTTAGAATAATCAGAACTCTAAATCATAAAGAATTTGAAAGAAAACTTATCAATTCTTTTATAAATATTCATGGAGATTTGCCAAAATTAAATACTCAAAGAGTTTTAAATGTCCCAAATGAAAATAATTATTTTAATAAATCAGGTTTTCCAGTATAA
- a CDS encoding EAL domain-containing protein, translating to MDLTLPQAANFLKLISKHLPDMLWAKDLEGRYLYANDAICNKLLMANPEEVVGQKDVFFAQREREKHPQNKQWHTFGELCFNSDYVVIEQMKPMIFEEYGNIKGKLVYLEVHKAPLHDENGKLIGTIGSGRDITAQVLLEKKNEELAYYDQLTNLPNRQKIILDINEKAPTACVIFNIDEFKVINDFFGVESGDKILQDISKWFLSLDLKPYRIDGDEFAILYYENISVENIKHNIEHLLALFEEELFHIEDETIHIQFSAGIAKVKDKLLTKADIAINYAREQKIKVSIYEENANIEQKYKQNLAIATSIREALLDDRIICHYQPIMDVQTGEINKYETLVRMVDKDNQIIPPLDFLKIAKKTKLYSHITKEVIHQSCNTFKNRKESFSVNLSIDDIQDATTVQEIIHTIINTNTASRIVFEILESEGIENYDEVANFITQVKALGAKIAIDDFGTGYSNFEHILKLNVDFIKIDGSLIKSIHTNKRHRIIVEIIVDFARKTNSKTIAEYVIDETIFSIIKEIGVDFSQGFYTGKPDLLK from the coding sequence ATGGATTTAACTCTTCCCCAAGCTGCAAACTTTTTGAAACTTATATCAAAACATTTACCAGATATGTTGTGGGCAAAAGATTTAGAAGGTAGATATTTGTATGCAAATGATGCAATTTGTAATAAATTATTAATGGCAAATCCAGAAGAAGTAGTTGGACAAAAAGATGTTTTTTTTGCCCAAAGAGAAAGAGAAAAACACCCACAAAATAAACAATGGCATACTTTTGGAGAGTTATGTTTTAATTCTGATTATGTGGTAATTGAGCAAATGAAACCTATGATTTTTGAAGAGTATGGAAATATCAAAGGAAAACTCGTATATCTTGAAGTTCATAAAGCTCCTTTACATGATGAAAATGGGAAATTAATTGGAACTATTGGAAGTGGAAGAGATATTACAGCACAAGTTTTATTAGAAAAGAAAAATGAAGAATTAGCCTATTATGATCAATTAACAAATTTACCAAATAGACAAAAGATAATTTTGGATATTAATGAAAAAGCACCAACAGCATGTGTAATTTTTAATATTGATGAATTTAAAGTAATAAATGATTTTTTTGGTGTGGAAAGTGGAGATAAAATTTTACAAGATATTTCAAAATGGTTTTTAAGTTTGGATTTAAAACCATATAGAATTGATGGAGATGAATTCGCAATTTTATATTATGAAAATATTTCAGTTGAAAATATAAAACATAATATTGAGCATCTTTTAGCTTTATTTGAAGAAGAACTATTTCATATTGAAGATGAAACTATTCATATTCAATTTTCTGCAGGAATTGCAAAAGTAAAAGATAAACTACTTACAAAAGCTGATATTGCTATTAATTATGCAAGAGAGCAAAAAATAAAAGTTTCAATTTATGAAGAAAATGCAAATATTGAACAAAAATATAAACAAAATCTTGCAATTGCAACTTCAATAAGAGAAGCACTTTTAGATGATAGAATTATTTGTCATTATCAACCAATTATGGATGTTCAAACAGGTGAAATTAATAAATACGAAACATTAGTTAGAATGGTTGATAAAGATAATCAAATAATTCCCCCTTTAGATTTTCTAAAAATTGCTAAAAAAACAAAACTCTATTCTCACATTACAAAAGAGGTTATTCATCAATCTTGTAATACCTTTAAAAATAGAAAAGAGAGTTTTTCTGTAAATTTATCAATAGATGATATTCAAGATGCAACTACAGTACAAGAAATTATTCATACAATTATAAATACAAATACAGCTTCACGAATAGTTTTTGAAATATTAGAATCTGAGGGAATTGAAAACTATGATGAAGTTGCAAATTTTATAACACAAGTAAAAGCACTTGGCGCAAAAATTGCAATTGATGATTTTGGAACAGGTTATTCTAACTTTGAGCATATCTTAAAACTAAATGTTGATTTTATAAAAATTGATGGTTCTTTAATTAAAAGTATTCACACAAATAAAAGACATAGAATAATCGTGGAAATAATTGTTGATTTTGCAAGAAAAACCAACTCTAAAACAATTGCTGAATATGTAATTGATGAAACAATTTTCTCAATCATAAAAGAGATTGGAGTAGATTTCTCACAAGGTTTTTATACTGGAAAACCTGATTTATTAAAATAA
- a CDS encoding methyl-accepting chemotaxis protein has product MKSLLDKLSLKTKLIFLITFPFLGFLLISVLYINQMLLGDFDNKSIFIVIFVLLVILITLFLFVSISNNINNSILTIKSGLSRFFNYLTSTEKNLDMIDLNSNDHLGEMAQELNQNIQKIKDGLAIDNEVISEAKFVSKMIGKGFLVYRINGNANNVYINELKDNFNHMIDSLRENIVNSFITSLSYANGNFEIKADKSDIGAIVNTLLRCLNMIGTNVSEFLAMINKNGYVLDEKSNQLLALVSSLHNATINQAASLEETSAAVAEITSNIADTSVKAKNMLEIATKTKNYANEGIKLVENTEKSMLEINDSTSAIQEAITIIDQIAFQTNILSLNAAVEAATAGEAGKGFAVVAAEVRNLANRSADAAKQIKHLVEVANLKSIDGKNYSQEMKNSFEKLASMIQENTVIIDDVAKSNEIQMQNISQISETMNRLDHITQENANMATKTKELATQTNDVAKSMIKAAALNKYDKSVENRISDFDLVQEINNVKIDYAKYKQAILNQVNNNSKDINIDVENRKNIDIFIKKYESKGKVNTLSLDKIKEKTVQLDTKLSYYGLAIKQRDEKNILTTSVEIENILDELFVELNNMKNTKQ; this is encoded by the coding sequence ATGAAAAGTTTGTTGGACAAACTTAGTTTAAAAACGAAATTAATATTTTTAATAACATTCCCTTTTCTGGGATTTTTATTAATTTCAGTACTTTATATAAATCAGATGTTATTAGGTGATTTTGATAATAAATCAATTTTTATAGTAATATTTGTACTACTTGTAATTTTAATTACACTTTTTTTGTTTGTATCAATTTCAAACAATATTAATAACTCTATATTGACAATAAAATCAGGACTTAGCCGATTTTTTAACTATCTTACTTCAACGGAAAAAAATCTTGATATGATTGATTTAAATTCAAATGACCATTTAGGTGAAATGGCACAAGAATTAAATCAAAATATTCAAAAAATAAAAGATGGGCTTGCAATTGATAATGAAGTTATAAGTGAAGCAAAATTTGTATCAAAAATGATAGGGAAAGGTTTTTTAGTTTATCGAATAAATGGGAATGCAAATAATGTTTACATAAATGAATTAAAAGATAATTTTAACCATATGATTGACTCTTTAAGGGAAAATATTGTTAATTCATTTATTACATCACTTAGTTATGCAAATGGAAATTTTGAGATAAAAGCTGATAAAAGTGATATTGGAGCAATTGTAAATACACTTTTAAGATGTTTAAATATGATTGGAACAAATGTATCTGAGTTTTTAGCAATGATAAATAAAAATGGATATGTTTTAGATGAAAAATCAAATCAACTTTTAGCCTTAGTTAGTAGTTTACATAATGCTACTATTAATCAAGCAGCATCACTTGAAGAGACAAGCGCAGCAGTTGCTGAGATTACATCAAATATTGCAGATACTTCAGTAAAAGCTAAAAACATGTTAGAAATTGCCACAAAAACAAAAAACTATGCAAATGAGGGAATTAAGTTAGTTGAAAATACTGAAAAATCAATGCTTGAGATAAATGATTCAACAAGTGCTATTCAAGAAGCAATTACAATTATTGACCAAATTGCATTTCAAACAAATATCTTATCTTTAAATGCAGCCGTTGAAGCAGCAACTGCTGGTGAAGCTGGAAAGGGATTTGCAGTAGTTGCAGCAGAAGTGCGAAATCTTGCAAACAGAAGTGCCGATGCTGCAAAACAGATAAAACATCTTGTTGAAGTTGCAAATTTAAAATCAATAGATGGTAAAAATTATTCACAAGAGATGAAAAATAGTTTTGAAAAACTAGCTTCAATGATTCAAGAAAATACAGTAATCATTGATGATGTTGCAAAATCAAATGAAATTCAAATGCAAAATATTTCACAAATAAGTGAAACGATGAATAGACTTGATCATATAACTCAAGAAAATGCAAATATGGCAACAAAAACAAAAGAACTTGCAACTCAAACTAATGACGTGGCAAAAAGTATGATAAAAGCTGCCGCATTAAATAAATATGATAAAAGTGTGGAAAATAGAATTTCAGATTTTGATTTAGTTCAAGAGATAAACAATGTAAAAATAGATTATGCAAAATATAAACAAGCTATTTTAAATCAAGTAAATAATAATAGTAAAGATATAAATATAGATGTTGAAAATAGAAAAAATATAGATATATTTATAAAAAAATATGAATCAAAAGGAAAAGTTAACACTTTATCTTTAGATAAAATAAAAGAAAAAACAGTTCAACTAGATACAAAACTTTCATATTATGGTTTAGCAATAAAACAAAGAGATGAAAAAAATATATTAACTACATCCGTTGAAATAGAAAATATATTAGACGAGTTATTTGTAGAATTAAACAATATGAAAAATACAAAACAATAG